Within the Mustela nigripes isolate SB6536 unplaced genomic scaffold, MUSNIG.SB6536 HiC_scaffold_75, whole genome shotgun sequence genome, the region CTTCCCCGGCCCCCGCAGCAGCGGTGGCGGGGCTGGCAGGGAGAGGCCAGGCCGTTACCCCTCAGAAGACAAGGCTCTCGCCAACTCCCTCTACCTCAATGGCGAGCTGCGGGGCAGCGACCACACTGATGTCTGCGGCAACGTGGTAGGCAGCAGTGGTGGCAgtagcagcagcggcagcagtgACAAGGCCCCACCACAGTATCGTGAGCCCAGCCATCCACCTAAGCTCTTGGCCACCTCTGGCAAGCTAGACCAGGTCAGTCCCTAGGGCCTTTCTCTGCGGGGTGGCTCCTCCAGAGAGGAGGGTAAGGTGTGGACCCTGGAGGTTGGGCTGGGGAGCCACGGGGTGGGGTCCTGGGGGCCAAGTCTAGCTGGTGGTTCCAGGGTAGAGACTTGGCCATGAGGTGGAGACCCACCTGGGAGGGACTTCCAAGATGGAGATTAATTGGGGGTGAGGCTGAACTTCTCTCAGCTAGAAGGAAGAGGTGGGGCCTGGGTTAAGGCCACATTCTGATACCCGCTCTCCCTTGCTTGCTTTTTACTCAGTGCTCAGAGCCGCTAGTTAGGCCTTCGGCCTTCAAGCCTGTTGTACCCAAGAACTTCCACTCCATGCAGAACTTGTGTCCCCCGCAGACTAATGGTACTCCCGAGGGACGACAGGGTCCTGGTGGTCTCAAGGGTGGACTGGACAAGTCTCGGACCATGACCCcagcgggtgggggtgggggcggcctcTCCGACTCCGGCCGGAACTCACTCACAAGCCTGCCCACCTACAGCTCCAGCTACAGCCAGCACCTGGCGCCCCTCAGTGCCTCCACCAGCCACATCAACCGCATTGGCACTGCCACCTATGGCAGCGGCAGCAGCGGCAGCGGCGGGGGTGGCTCGGGCTACCAGGACCTAGGAACCTCTGACAGTGGGCGGGCCTCCAGCAAGAGTGGGTCATCCTCCTCCATGGGGCGGCCAGGCCACCTGGGCTCGGGGGAGGGCGGAGGTGGAGGCCTGCCGTTCGCGGCGTGCTCACCACCCTCGCCCAGTGCTCTGATCCAGGAGCTCGAGGAGCGGCTGTGGGAAAAGGAACAGGAGGTGGCAGCCCTGAGGCGGAGCCTGGAGCAGAGCGAGGCGGCGGTGGCTCAGGTGCTGGAGGAACGGCAGAAGGCATGGGAGCGCGAGCTGGCTGAGCTGCGGCAGGGTTGCAGTGGGAAGTTGCAGCAGGTGGCCCGCCGCGCCCAGCGCGCCCAGCAGGGCCTCCAGCTGCAGGTGCTGCGGCTGCAGCAGGACAAGAAGCAGCTGCAGGAGGAGGCAGCCCGGCTGATGCGGCAGCGGGAAGAGCTTGAGGACAAGGTGGCCGCCTGCCAGAAGGAGCAGGCTGACTTCCTGCCCCGGATGGAGGAAACTAAGTGGGAGGTGCGGGCAGGGGGCTTGGGCTTTCTCTTTCTGAGTCTCCCTCCTTCTGTCACTCTGGAGAAACCCAGAGCTGTGGCCAATGTCACAAGGGGAgtgaaggggagggggacagaacAGATGAGGAGGGTCTGTGAGGACCAGAGTGGCCCAGGGGTTTGTGTGAGATTAGCCACATGTGTCCTGAGTCCAAGGAGGGCCCTCTGGGTCCTTCCTTGTGACCCACGAGTTAACCTGGCCTCTGGGGATGCTGGGCC harbors:
- the LZTS3 gene encoding leucine zipper putative tumor suppressor 3 isoform X1, with the translated sequence MAPADRASEGPRLEDPSALHPLGKCPPGLVMAKLETLPVRADPGRDPLLAFAPRPSELGPPDPRLAMGSVGSGVAHAQEFAMKSVGTRTGGGGSQGSFPGPRSSGGGAGRERPGRYPSEDKALANSLYLNGELRGSDHTDVCGNVVGSSGGSSSSGSSDKAPPQYREPSHPPKLLATSGKLDQCSEPLVRPSAFKPVVPKNFHSMQNLCPPQTNGTPEGRQGPGGLKGGLDKSRTMTPAGGGGGGLSDSGRNSLTSLPTYSSSYSQHLAPLSASTSHINRIGTATYGSGSSGSGGGGSGYQDLGTSDSGRASSKSGSSSSMGRPGHLGSGEGGGGGLPFAACSPPSPSALIQELEERLWEKEQEVAALRRSLEQSEAAVAQVLEERQKAWERELAELRQGCSGKLQQVARRAQRAQQGLQLQVLRLQQDKKQLQEEAARLMRQREELEDKVAACQKEQADFLPRMEETKWEVCQKAGEISLLKQQLKDSQADVSQKLSEIVGLRSQLREGRASLREKEEQLLSLRDSFGSKQASLELSEAELPAACLKPALTPVDPAEPQDALATCESDEAKMRRQAGVAAAASLVSLDGEVDAGGESGTRALRREVGRLQAELAAERRARERQGASFAEERRVWLEEKEKVIEYQKQLQLSYVEMYQRNQQLERRLRERGSAGGASTPTPQHGEEKKAWTPSRLERIESTEI
- the LZTS3 gene encoding leucine zipper putative tumor suppressor 3 isoform X3, with the translated sequence MAKLETLPVRADPGRDPLLAFAPRPSELGPPDPRLAMGSVGSGVAHAQEFAMKSVGTRTGGGGSQGSFPGPRSSGGGAGRERPGRYPSEDKALANSLYLNGELRGSDHTDVCGNVVGSSGGSSSSGSSDKAPPQYREPSHPPKLLATSGKLDQCSEPLVRPSAFKPVVPKNFHSMQNLCPPQTNGTPEGRQGPGGLKGGLDKSRTMTPAGGGGGGLSDSGRNSLTSLPTYSSSYSQHLAPLSASTSHINRIGTATYGSGSSGSGGGGSGYQDLGTSDSGRASSKSGSSSSMGRPGHLGSGEGGGGGLPFAACSPPSPSALIQELEERLWEKEQEVAALRRSLEQSEAAVAQVLEERQKAWERELAELRQGCSGKLQQVARRAQRAQQGLQLQVLRLQQDKKQLQEEAARLMRQREELEDKVAACQKEQADFLPRMEETKWEVCQKAGEISLLKQQLKDSQADVSQKLSEIVGLRSQLREGRASLREKEEQLLSLRDSFGSKQASLELSEAELPAACLKPALTPVDPAEPQDALATCESDEAKMRRQAGVAAAASLVSLDGEVDAGGESGTRALRREVGRLQAELAAERRARERQGASFAEERRVWLEEKEKVIEYQKQLQLSYVEMYQRNQQLERRLRERGSAGGASTPTPQHGEEKKAWTPSRLERIESTEI
- the LZTS3 gene encoding leucine zipper putative tumor suppressor 3 isoform X2; translation: MAPADRASEGPRLEDPSALHPLGKCPPGLVMAKLETLPVRADPGRDPLLAFAPRPSELGPPDPRLAMGSVGSGVAHAQEFAMKSVGTRTGGGGSQGSFPGPRSSGGGAGRERPGRYPSEDKALANSLYLNGELRGSDHTDVCGNVVGSSGGSSSSGSSDKAPPQYREPSHPPKLLATSGKLDQCSEPLVRPSAFKPVVPKNFHSMQNLCPPQTNGTPEGRQGPGGLKGGLDKSRTMTPAGGGGGGLSDSGRNSLTSLPTYSSSYSQHLAPLSASTSHINRIGTATYGSGSSGSGGGGSGYQDLGTSDSGRASSKSGSSSSMGRPGHLGSGEGGGGGLPFAACSPPSPSALIQELEERLWEKEQEVAALRRSLEQSEAAVAQVLEERQKAWERELAELRQGCSGKLQQVARRAQRAQQGLQLQVLRLQQDKKQLQEEAARLMRQREELEDKVCQKAGEISLLKQQLKDSQADVSQKLSEIVGLRSQLREGRASLREKEEQLLSLRDSFGSKQASLELSEAELPAACLKPALTPVDPAEPQDALATCESDEAKMRRQAGVAAAASLVSLDGEVDAGGESGTRALRREVGRLQAELAAERRARERQGASFAEERRVWLEEKEKVIEYQKQLQLSYVEMYQRNQQLERRLRERGSAGGASTPTPQHGEEKKAWTPSRLERIESTEI